GGCCTTGCCATCGCCGTCGACGTCCGCCCAGAGTTGGGTGTGGACGGAGGCGACGCGCTCGTCGATCGGCATCTTGGTCCAGACGGTCTTACCATCCGGGCCGGTCGACTGCTTGGCCCAGAAGAGGCCGAAGTTGTGGCCCATGCCGTAGACCAACTCAACCTTGCCGTCGCCGTCGAGGTCCTTCGCGGTGATCTGGATGCCGGTGGCGCCGAGGTTCCAGTCGGGGTGCCAGGCCCAGGTGTCGTTGGCGGGGTCGGAAGGCGCTTCAAACCAGCCCTTGGGGGTGAGCAGATCCGTGCGGCCGTCAAGGTTGACGTCGCCCGTGCCGACGCCGTGTCCCGCCGCGGCCGTTCCGAAGTCGTGCTTCTTGAATTCGACGCCCTTGCCGTCGGCCTTCTTCTTGACCTCGTACCAGACGACGACGTTGGTCGAGTTGGGCAGAATGTCGGGAACGCCGTCGCCCGAGAGGTCGACGGCGGCCGCGGCCTCGCTGGGGCCGGGCGTATCGATGAGGTGGTAGGTCCACTTCTCGCCGAGCTTGCCGGGGTTTTCGACCCAGCCGACGTCCTTCGAGAAGTACGCCGCGGTGACGAAGTCCTTGTCGCCATCGCCGTCGGCGTCGATCGGGATCACAGCGAAGTCGTTGAGGTAGGTCCCGGTTCGTGTGACCTCGCGAATCGGGTACTGGGTCCATTCCGGGGCCTTGTACCAGAAGCCGCCGGAGACGATGTCGAGCTTGCAGTCGCCGTCGACGTCCAACGCGCCGGCCGCTTCGAACTCACTGGTCGCGCCGATCGTGTGCTTCTTCCACTTGGGCTCATCGGCGGCGGCGGGCCACGACGCCCAGGCGGCGACGACGGCCGCCAACAGGATCCGTTGCATGAAGATCTCCCTGGCTGGAATGAAGGAAGGGGGCGGGTTCAGACGGTCGGCAGGACCCACGGCTTGCGGTATTCCTTCGTGAGGAACTGGTTCGCCTCGACGTGGTTGGTGATTCGTTCGGCGGCTGGATCCCAGGCGAGCTTCTCCCCCGTCCAGAGCGAGATGTTGCCCAACTCGCCGACGGTGGTCAGACGGTGGCCGTACTCGAAGTTGCAGGAGCAGGTCGCTCGGGTCCGGATGGCGTCGAGCCACTCGCGATGATGACCGACCGAACGGGGAAGGGTTTTGGGCACTTCGGCGATCGTCTTCCCCTTCACCGGGAAGATCTCATGGTGGGTGTAATTGGTAACGAGAGTCGCCTCGGTCCCCTGGAACATCACGCCCGACGGCTTCCCGTCGAAACCGTGGTCGCTGGCGTCGGTCTGGCTCCAGGCGAGGACGAAATGGTCGTCCCCCTTCTGGTATTCGTAGGAGACTTCCAGCGTGTCTGGGGTTTCAGCGTTGTCGTTCGAGGCGTAACGCCCGCCGGTGGCGCAGATGGTCCTGGGGGCGTCGACCTCCATCGACCAGTGGACGAGGTCGATCAGATGGCAGCAAAAGTCGGTAAGGATGCCGCCGCCGTAATCCCAGAACCAGCGCCAGTTGAAGGTGAAGCGGTTGGAATTGAACGGCCGCTCGGGGGCGGGGCCGAGCCAGAAATCATAATCGCAGCCGGGGGGCGGAGAGGCGTCGGCGGGGCGGCCCATGCTCTCTCGCGATGCGGCCATCCAGGCTCGGGTCTTGGTGATCTTGCCGAGGGCTCCCGAACGGACGATCTCAACCACCCGGTGGTAATTCTCGGTGGCGTGGATGAGGTTCCCCATCTGCGTGACCCGCTTGTACTTGGCAGCGGCGTCTGCGACCGCCCGTCCTTCGGCCACGCGATGGGAGAGCGGCTTCTCGCAGTAGACGTCCTTGCCCGCCTGGCAGGCCATGATGGTCGGGATCGCGTGCCAGTGGTCGGGCGTCGCGATCACGACGGCGTCAATGTCCTTGCGGTCGAGAACCTTGCGGAAGTCGCCGTAAGTTTCAGGCTTGCCGCCAGCCGCCTCCTTGGCGCGTCGAACGTGAGGTTCGTAGACGTCGCAGACCGCGGCGACCCGAACGTCGGGGAACTCCTTGAAGATGTTCAGAAGGCCGGACCCCATTCCTCCGACCCCGATGAACCCTAACGTGATCGCCTCGTTGGGCGAACCGCTGGGCTTGGGCGCCGCCGGCTCCTCCTGAGCGCTGCTCGACCGTGGAGCCAGACCCGCGGTCGCGGCTCCAAAGGCCGAATAGGCCAGCAACTCCCGCCTTGTCCATCGTTCGGTCATCACCCTCGCCTCCGAGATCGATGGTCCGCCCAGCCCACGCCTGGACCACGGCGGCACCTCAAGCTTCGTACCAGACCCCGGAGCGTTTCTCAAGCATCAACCGAGACACGCGTAAAGTCAGGTGCGCGCTAGACCTTCGCGGCCGTCGAGGATCGGCGAAGACCGAGGCCTTGAAACACCCAAAGACCCCGTGCAACTTTCTGGAGGGGGTTGGCGGGTACGGTACAACCCTCAGGCGCACGAGGCTGCTGAGAGAGTGAGAGAGGAGAGGAGTAGGAATAGCGACTCGTGGACGAAAATCCGAGGAACTATTCTCTTTACCAAGTCGCGATCGACTGGATATGCTACCTCTCCATCATTCGAAAGGCAGCTGAGAAACACCGACAAGCGCCTCGCGGGGCATCTCCTCTTCCCCTGCGACCGCGTTTTGGTCGTCGATGCTCGTATTGTTCATTCACCGAGTGCAGCGAGTCCAGATCACCCCTAAGAAAAACGGGGGGGGCGGAGAGTCGTTGAATGCCCCTTCTTGACGAGCCTCGCGTGGAATCCTACCTATTCCAGTGATGATGCGTCGCATTCTATGGGTGGGGGCCAGCCCTCGTCAAGCGTTCTCATTCAGATTCTCGCCGATTCGGTGCGTCCGTGATTGTTTTGGGCAACACGAAGCATTAACGACGACGCCAGAGAGATCGGGCGTTTTAAGGCAAGGCGGCTTTCATATCGGTGTTATTGGAGTGTGTGCATGTGGCGATTTGCAGCCTGGATGTTCGGTCTGATCTGGGCGGCGGCTTGCGTGGGCGGCTGCTCCGAGGCTTCCGACGTTCCTGCCAGCGCGGGACTCAAGGCGACCGTCTCGGGCGTCGTCGCGGTGAATGGTAAAGCCGTGACGGGAGGAACCCTGGTTTTCAAACCGAACCACGCCGACCCGAGCACGCCGACAGCGACGGCGACGGTCCAGAGCGATGGCAAATATACCGTCGAAACCTTCTCCGGCCCCTGCGAAGTCAGCTATGAAGGGCCCGGCTTCAAGAAAGACGCCGCCGTCGGCAAGGGGACTCGAACGATCTTTCTCGAAGAAGGCGAGAACACGTCCGACCTCGATTTCTGATTCTCGAGACCGTCAGATCCTTCCGCGATCGATCCTTGCGTCCGTTCTCCGCCACCCGTTTTGAGGAACCTCGATGAGACTGAGATTTGCAGCCGCCCTTCTCGGGGCCATGCTTCCCCTGGCCGTTCCCGCCGCCTTCGCGATGGCCGACGACCGCCCGGCCGACGCGATCCTGAAGGATCTGGACGCTCTCGAACGTCCCAAGCTCGACCCGGAGCAGCGTCGGGACGAGGCCGCTGTCGCCGCCTACTACCAGGCCGGCCAGAAGTACAGCCAGGAACGCTCGCGGCTGACCGTCGAACTCTTGAAGTCTCAGGCCGACCATCCCCGACTCCCCGGCCTCCTCATGGAGCGGTGGGGGAATCCCATGATTTCGTTGACGGTCACCCCGGAAGCCCTGATCAAGGAGGTCGATCAGGTTCTGGCGACCTTCAACGACGAGCAACTCAAACGGGCCGGCAATTTCGTCAAGGCTCGCGCCGCGCTTCAGATTCACAAGGACGATCCTGCCGCCGCGCTCGCGGCCGTCGACGAGTTCATCAACGCTGTTCCTCAGGATCAGCGGGCCGCCGGGCTGCTCTACGCGATCAGCCGCGGCCTGAAGGACGAGGCGAAACAGGCCGAGATCGAGGACCGAATCCTCAAGGACTTCCCCAACGCCTCGGTCGTCAGGTCGATCCAGGGCGTTCGGAAGCAGCGCGAGTCGATCGGCAAGCCCTTCGCTCTTGAGTTCACCGATGCGATCAACGGGAGCAACGTCTCGATTGCGGGCCTCAAGGGGAAGGTCGTGGTGATCGACTTCTGGGCCACCTGGTGCGGCCCTTGCGTCGCCGAGATGCCCCGCATGAAGAAGCTCTACGCCGAGTACAAGGACAAGGGCGTCGAGTTCCTCGGCGTCAGCCTCGATCAGCCCGAAGACAAGGGCGGCCTGAAGGCGCTCAAGGAATACGTCGCCAAGAACGAGATCGCCTGGCCGCAGTACTACCAGGGGAACTACTGGCAGAGCGAATTCAGCTCGTCATGGGGAATCAACGCGATTCCGGCTCTCTTCGTCGTCGACAAGGACGGGAACCTCGCCTCCGTCGAGGCTCGCCACCGGCTTGAGGCGTTGATTCCCGAACTCCTGGCCAAGGGAACGACCCCGACTCCCTGACTTTCGGCCGATCAACGAGCGGCGATATTTGAAGTTCATTTGAGGAAGTTATGCTTGGGGAGGCCGAATCGATATGCTACGATGTCTCCCCAGGCTGACTTCCTCCCTCTCCCTTCTCAGCTTTGGCTCAGGGCTCTGCTCGGGGTCGGGATTGATATCCTTCGAGCTGAGACGCTGCCGTCTGCTCGCCGCCTTCTCTCACTTTGACAAGGCCCGCACCGTTCTTGACCATCCTGGCGGCTCTCCGTCGTTCTTCATGCGACTCAGACCGCTGATCTTAGGCAACCCCGTCTATCTTCACGAACCGCGTCACGAGCTTGACCTCGGCGTGCGGCGCTCGTCGAGTTCGTCCTATCCCATCGTCCGTCCCCGTTGGAGAGGCTAGAGATGAGTATCGTTCCCTCGGTTCGACGCCCGGCTCCCCGTCGGGAGGCGTTCACCCTGATCGAATTGCTCGTGGTCATCGCGATTATCGCCGTGCTGATCGCTCTATTGCTGCCGGCCGTGCAGTCGGCCCGCGAAGCCGCACGTCGCGCTCAGTGCGTCAACAACATGAAGCAGCTCGGCCTCGGCATCATGAACTTTGAGAGCACCTTCGGCACCCTGCCGGCGGTGAACGCCGTCTATCGCATCGCGGCCGGCGCCCCGCTCATCATGGACAACACGGGCGGCATCTCCACCACGATTCCCGTGATCACCAGCCAGGTCGGCGGCTGGGCCATCCAGACCGTGGATTACATCGAGCAAGGCAACCTGCTGAACGATATCAAGGCGTCCCAAGCTTCGACCGACGTCGTGCCGCGTATGAACACGGTCTATACGACTTCGGTGGCGGTCTATCTCTGCCCGTCGGACGGCAACAATACGAAGGGCTACAACGTCACCAGCGGGACGATCACGAACAACTACAAGATGATCAACTACATTGCCTCCACGGGCAATGACGAATGGGCTCAGACGCTCAACGGGACGACTCTTCAGTTCGGCAACGCTCGCAACGGCATGTTTCCCCGCATGAACCGCGGCGGTACCACGAGCCCGCCGCCCTTCGTGACGATTGCCAGCGTCACCGACGGCATGAGCAACACGATCGCTCTGGGCGAACGTCCCGTCATCACCGGACAGGAATACAAGTCGGTGTGGTACTACGGCTACATGGAGGCTGTGGGAAGCCTCGCCGTGCCCGTCCCCACGGGCAGCTACACCTTCCGGGCGTGCACTCTGCCGATGCCTTACAAGTATGAGTCGGACCTGGGGACCACCACGGCCAAGACCTGCGCCTCGGGCCACATGTGGAGCAACCACCCGGGCGGCTCGAACTGGCTGTTCGGCGACGGCTCCGTGCGGTTCATGAAGTACTCGATGAGCCTGAACACGCTGGCGGCTCTCTCGAGCCGGAACGGCGGCGAGGTGATCTCGTCCGACGCGTATTGAGCCGCTTCGCAGTTTGAGGCGATGAAAAAAGAGCCCCGGGTCGCGACCTTCATCGCGGCCCGGGGCTTTGTCATTTTCAGTCGGTCGACGGCGATCAACCGAACTCGCGGTCGCGGATGATGCCCGGCTGCGGGATCGGGTACTTGCCGTTGGGGAGCGTCTGAAGCGGGGCGGCCCCGTTCATGGTCCAGCGCTCGAGTTCCGGCGCGAACTCGTGGGTGCAGTTGAGCATGTCGTCGAAGGTGATGGTCTCGCCGGTGTGGGCGGCCATTCGACCCATCGACGTCACCAGGCTGGCCTCGACGCCCCGCTTGACCTCGTTGTACGGGTGGTCGGTGCGGATAGCCTCGATCAGGTGGTCCCACTCAAGCTGGTAGGGGTTGGGCTCGGGCTGGGGGAAGGCCCAGATGAGGTCCTTCTTGGAGCCGATCTTCTGGCCCTTGTAGATGCGGCACTTGGCCGGCGAGTGGGCCGCCGTGGAGATCACGGCTGAATTCTTCGAACCGTGGGCGTAGCTGGCGAACTCCGACTTGCAGCCGTCGATATTACGGCCTTCCAGGAAGAACTTGGAGCCGTCCTCGAAGGTGTACTCGACCGAGTAGGTGTCGAAGTTCTGGTCGATGCAGTCGCCGCGGTAGGTCCGGGCGCCGCTGGCCTGGGCCTTGACCGGCCACGCGTCCTTCACCCAGCAGCACTCGTCGATGTTGTGGATGAGGAAGTCGCTGTAGCAGCCGCCGCTAGCCCACAGGAACCCGTGGAACTTGCGGATCTGGTAGAGCAGCTCGCTGATGTCGTTCGGCTTGGGCTGAACGAAGGCCGAGCCGACCGGGCCGGTCTGGCGGTAGGCCCGCATCGTGATGATGTCGCCGATCTCGCCGGCGCGGACCCGCTCGATCAACTCGCCGCGCGCCTTGCAGTGGCGGCACATCAGGCCGACGCCGACCTTCAGGTTCTTGGCAGCGGCCTTCTCGCCGAGTTCAAGCATCCGCTTGGAGGTGGGGCCGTCGACGGTGACGGGCTTCTCCATGAAGACGTTGACGCCCTTCTCGATGGCGTAGCCGAAGTGGAGCCAGCGGAAGGCCGGCGGGGTGGCGAAGATCGCAACGTCGCCGGGCTTGAGGCAGTCGATCGCCTTCTTGTAGGCGTCGAAGCCCAGGAATCGCCGTTCCTTGGGAACGTCGAGCTGCTTGGTCTCCTTGAATTCCTTGTCCAGCTGGTCGTAGCTGTTCTCCAACTTGTCGTTGAAGACGTCGGCCATGGCCACGAGCTTGATCGGGCCGCTGGTGGTCTTCAGGGCGTTCTCGGCCGCCCCGGTTCCCCGGCCGCCGGCCCCGATGAGAGCCACCTGGATCGTGTTGTCCTCGCCGGCATGGACGAGAGGGGTCGCGGCTTGCGCGACCGACACGGCCGCGGCGACGGCGCCGCCGGTCTTGATGAAGTCGCGGCGCGAAGCGCCGGCCTTGGGGTCTGTCATGGCTCGCTCCTGGGGGGGCTGTGTGCGGTTGGGAGGACTTCCGAGGTCAGCCGACCGATCGTCGCGTCCAGCCTCTCGCTCGACCCTTCGGCCGCAAGA
The nucleotide sequence above comes from Paludisphaera rhizosphaerae. Encoded proteins:
- a CDS encoding FG-GAP repeat domain-containing protein, whose amino-acid sequence is MQRILLAAVVAAWASWPAAADEPKWKKHTIGATSEFEAAGALDVDGDCKLDIVSGGFWYKAPEWTQYPIREVTRTGTYLNDFAVIPIDADGDGDKDFVTAAYFSKDVGWVENPGKLGEKWTYHLIDTPGPSEAAAAVDLSGDGVPDILPNSTNVVVWYEVKKKADGKGVEFKKHDFGTAAAGHGVGTGDVNLDGRTDLLTPKGWFEAPSDPANDTWAWHPDWNLGATGIQITAKDLDGDGKVELVYGMGHNFGLFWAKQSTGPDGKTVWTKMPIDERVASVHTQLWADVDGDGKAEELISGKRVYAHEIEPGATDGSLVAWYKFDPKAKAWTKHVIFQGEPAKNAPEKGPDRRALKDFPAGTAGTGLQVDAVDIDGDGDIDLVCPGKSGLYLFENLGTK
- a CDS encoding Gfo/Idh/MocA family protein — translated: MTERWTRRELLAYSAFGAATAGLAPRSSSAQEEPAAPKPSGSPNEAITLGFIGVGGMGSGLLNIFKEFPDVRVAAVCDVYEPHVRRAKEAAGGKPETYGDFRKVLDRKDIDAVVIATPDHWHAIPTIMACQAGKDVYCEKPLSHRVAEGRAVADAAAKYKRVTQMGNLIHATENYHRVVEIVRSGALGKITKTRAWMAASRESMGRPADASPPPGCDYDFWLGPAPERPFNSNRFTFNWRWFWDYGGGILTDFCCHLIDLVHWSMEVDAPRTICATGGRYASNDNAETPDTLEVSYEYQKGDDHFVLAWSQTDASDHGFDGKPSGVMFQGTEATLVTNYTHHEIFPVKGKTIAEVPKTLPRSVGHHREWLDAIRTRATCSCNFEYGHRLTTVGELGNISLWTGEKLAWDPAAERITNHVEANQFLTKEYRKPWVLPTV
- a CDS encoding TlpA family protein disulfide reductase codes for the protein MRLRFAAALLGAMLPLAVPAAFAMADDRPADAILKDLDALERPKLDPEQRRDEAAVAAYYQAGQKYSQERSRLTVELLKSQADHPRLPGLLMERWGNPMISLTVTPEALIKEVDQVLATFNDEQLKRAGNFVKARAALQIHKDDPAAALAAVDEFINAVPQDQRAAGLLYAISRGLKDEAKQAEIEDRILKDFPNASVVRSIQGVRKQRESIGKPFALEFTDAINGSNVSIAGLKGKVVVIDFWATWCGPCVAEMPRMKKLYAEYKDKGVEFLGVSLDQPEDKGGLKALKEYVAKNEIAWPQYYQGNYWQSEFSSSWGINAIPALFVVDKDGNLASVEARHRLEALIPELLAKGTTPTP
- a CDS encoding DUF1559 domain-containing protein; its protein translation is MSIVPSVRRPAPRREAFTLIELLVVIAIIAVLIALLLPAVQSAREAARRAQCVNNMKQLGLGIMNFESTFGTLPAVNAVYRIAAGAPLIMDNTGGISTTIPVITSQVGGWAIQTVDYIEQGNLLNDIKASQASTDVVPRMNTVYTTSVAVYLCPSDGNNTKGYNVTSGTITNNYKMINYIASTGNDEWAQTLNGTTLQFGNARNGMFPRMNRGGTTSPPPFVTIASVTDGMSNTIALGERPVITGQEYKSVWYYGYMEAVGSLAVPVPTGSYTFRACTLPMPYKYESDLGTTTAKTCASGHMWSNHPGGSNWLFGDGSVRFMKYSMSLNTLAALSSRNGGEVISSDAY
- a CDS encoding Gfo/Idh/MocA family protein yields the protein MTDPKAGASRRDFIKTGGAVAAAVSVAQAATPLVHAGEDNTIQVALIGAGGRGTGAAENALKTTSGPIKLVAMADVFNDKLENSYDQLDKEFKETKQLDVPKERRFLGFDAYKKAIDCLKPGDVAIFATPPAFRWLHFGYAIEKGVNVFMEKPVTVDGPTSKRMLELGEKAAAKNLKVGVGLMCRHCKARGELIERVRAGEIGDIITMRAYRQTGPVGSAFVQPKPNDISELLYQIRKFHGFLWASGGCYSDFLIHNIDECCWVKDAWPVKAQASGARTYRGDCIDQNFDTYSVEYTFEDGSKFFLEGRNIDGCKSEFASYAHGSKNSAVISTAAHSPAKCRIYKGQKIGSKKDLIWAFPQPEPNPYQLEWDHLIEAIRTDHPYNEVKRGVEASLVTSMGRMAAHTGETITFDDMLNCTHEFAPELERWTMNGAAPLQTLPNGKYPIPQPGIIRDREFG